The window CTTTCTTGCGTGACAGGTGCAGTAAAGGTTATATCTGCTAAGTTCTCAAGATGTGGTTCGCCCTTGGTTGTCCTTGCCACCCGGCACGCTTTCCTCTACGACATGAGCATGAAGTGCTGGCTAAGGATTGCGGATGATTGTTTTCCAGCATCAAATTTTTCTAGCTCGTTTAGTTCTACTCAAGGTGGAGAGCTAGGAAAGTTGCAGATTGATATAGGAAAGTTCATGGCTAGAAAGCCTGTTTGGAGCAGGTATGCAAAGCTcctttggtttatttatttagtcTTATAGATGCTTGAAACTAATGTCTGTGACAAGCTGGGTGCCTATTGCACAGTATCccagagtttgttctgaatgtacCTGTGTGACTGTTTCCACCTCAGGGTCACAGACGATGGAGTGCAGACGCGGGCCCATCTTGAGACCCAGCTAGCAGCTTCGTTGGCTTTGAAGTCTTCACAGGAATATCGCCAATGCCTCCTATCCTACATTAGGTTTTTGGCAAGGTTAGCTCATTATATATCATTCAGCGCATCTGTACAGATTCTGCTCTCTTCACTTTTAGTATTTTCTGTAAGCATGAACTTTATCTGTTCAATTGGTTGAGAGATTTCGTCTTGAAGTAGTATCATGCTTTGCTGAAATCCTTCTTTCGCCTGCAGAGAGGCAGATGAATCTCGCCTACGTGAAGTCTGCGAGAGCTTTCTTGGCCCTCCCATGGGCATGGTTGGTGCTGTGTCTACCGATGCGAATAATCCGTCATGGGATCCTGATGTTCTTGTAAGGCTCTTTTTCTGTTAGATTCCATGGCATACATATGAATGTTTAGTTATTCCATAGACTGGTAGTTTCTGTTAGTTGCTACAGTCCTTCCTGTTACAGGTACCAGCTTCACAGAAGACAGATTATTTGAACCTTGGATTATACTCAATTTCTATATTAACTGAAGGGCTTAGAAACATTGAattatatagtaattgtattcgatTTCAACACCGGTGTCAGTTGCGCTCTTCGATTGATAAACTTTGCTGGTGGTTACTTTTGCAGGGAATGAAGAAACATAAACTTCTCAGGGAAGACATACTTCCTTCGATGGCGACAAACCGCAAAGTCCAGCGGCTGCTCAACGAGTTCATGGACCTGCTGTCGGAGTACGAAAGCGCCGCCGAGGAAAACGTCGACAAAATGGACGTGACGCCTCCAGCAGCAGATGCCAAGGTCGATAAAATGGACGTGACACCTCCAGCAGCAGATGCCAAGGTCGATAAAATGGACGTCACACCTCCCGCGACAGAAGCCAAGGACGCCACCGCGTAGCAAACAAACCCTTCCGGTCCGGTTTGCTGGCGATTTATTGACCCCTTGGTAAGCATAGAGAAAAAGTGCATACACCATAGTGTATTTTGAGAACTTTCTCGTGGTTGTTTTATTCTGCTTGTAGTTCCTAGTGTCCCCCGCCTGTTCGTCAAGGTGTGACCTCGGCGGAATGACTTTAACCTGTTCGCTGTAACGCGGGTGTAACAACAGTAGAAAGAAAGCGAGGTCGCCTGATATGGTTCTGTAACAGTTTTATCCGTAGAAGGTCTTGAGGAACTTTTTGGGTCCATAGGCGCAATGCCGTTTCTTATTGCGAGCAGGATGCACGGTGCATCCGCTTCCTTTTCCGAAGCGAAATGGTGTGTTCTCTTCTCGCTCATGCGTCATAGTTCGATGCTCGGCTTGGCTTACTCGATCTTTACTCGGAATAGAGTAGCGAATTTCAGTTGTTGAGGTGAGTGGAGCAGAAGCAAATGGAACAAATTTTGCACTTGCTTCTTGTATTTTGGAAGCTGCTTGTTTCAGGTGAAGCAGAGACAGGGGAGAACAAGGGTGTTGGTTAGTGCTGCTTTCTGCTGGGTACTAGTAATGTTGTAATGGTATCCTCTGTCTATTACAAATGAAAAACCATGGCCATGTCTTGTCAGGTGGAGAGGAAGCTCTTGACGGCGACCCTGAAGGTGCCGGCGACAGCAGCCCAGGCGGCCTGCGTCGGGTGCACGTCGTCCCAGTAGAAGTAGCGGCCGGGGTCGTCGCAGAGCGTGTACTGCCGTGTGCCGTTCTCATTCTCCTCGCCGCAGTAGCCGTCGGCCCTGAAGCTCTCGCAGCATGGCCGCAGCGTGCTCGCGAACCTGCTGCTGCTCTTGTTGTCGTCGTTGAGGAGGATGTCGGCGAAGGGGGTGTGgacgtcgaggaggaggaaggtgcGGTTGTTGGGGTCGAGGGCGCCGAGGATGGACCGGAGCGCGGTGTTGTGCTGCGCGGCGCCGGCGTTGGCCAGTGGGTCGCAGCCGGTGTAGTTGAGCAGGCGGGTGAATGTCGGCGTGCAGCCCATGGGGTGCAGGTTGGTCACCACCACCCTCCGCATCCCCGCCTCGTCGCGCAGCCGCCGGAGCTGCTCCCGGAGCTCCCGCACCACCGTCGGGATGTACGCGATCGCCGCCTGCACTCGGAGAGCAGAACAACTCCGTCAGTCAATCAGATATGGGCAGTAGCTTGACACCTGACAGCAACAGATTGTAGTAGCGGTTGTTGCATAGTGAGGACGTACGCTGGTGCCGTTGTCCTTGTCGGCGGCGGCGTAGGCGTAGTCGTTGCCGGAGACGACGACGAGCGCCGTCCGCTTGCCGCAGCCGCGCTGCTGGCTGTGGTGCATGGCCTGGAAGAGGTCGATCTGGGCGCTGATGTTGCGCTGGAAGTTGCCGGTGTCGAGCACGCCGGCGCCGCCGACGGCGAAGTTCATGCCGCGCGCGAGGGTCTCCCGCGACGCCCGCCGCCGCGCCTTGTAGGCCACCGGTGTCCGCATCCCCAGCGCCGAAGCTGCACGCACATCGGCACATGCATATGCCACGTCAGACAAAAAATAGTTAAGTAGAAACACTACGCCAATGACAGTACAAAACACTCATCTCAAACATACTATCTCCCGTTTCTCCGACAAGTATGAGTAGATTAGTGATGATCTCATGGTGTAGTATAACTACTATTTGCCTATATCTATATGTCAGTTACCTGAATATTTCATGCGACTCGGTCACTTTCATCAGGACCACTAGATCTTGATCCAACGGCCAAAAAAAATGCATTTTACTTCCTCCGGGCCCCTCTGCCATGCGCCGCTCTGCCCTCCCCATCGCCGCCCAAGTCATCCCTCTAAGCCACACCCCAATCAACAGCGTCGGCGACAAACCGGTCTCAAGTTTCGGACTCACTCCCGCCGGATCTCCTCATCCatggtcggcgctcgccaccggtgCACCTCACAACATCCCGGCCTACGGCCTCACGCAGAGTAGAAAGTGACCGACGCTCAAATTGTTTTGAGGTTACCTGACGGTTAGCAAGCCtgcataactactccctccgttcccaaacataagtctttttagagatttcaacgaaTGACTACGTataaagtaaaatgagtgaatatacactttaaaatatgtctacatacatctgtgtgTTATATTTCATTTAAAAtatctaaaaaaacttatatttaaaaaCCGAGGAAGTATAAATTAATCTAGCTTTTGTGCTGGAAAGGGGAAGATGCCAGGGGTGTGGCTGGAGCCGGGAATATCTTACTGTCCCTTTCTCTGACATGGAATGGAAGTAGTACCAAGGCATTAGTAGTTAGCAGATTCAGATTTGCTACTAGCCTTTAAGACTTTTTTGATTTATACAAATAAATAAACTAAATAATACTCTCTCCGTCCGAAAAAGTTtgtctctcaaatggatgtatctagcaccaagcaccaagttagtgctagattcATCCATTTTAAGAACAAAGTTGGGACAAgttttttcagacggagggagtactaatgtgCATGGCGACTAATCAATCATCCTAAGCTATTGACTGACTGATCAGTGGGTGTAAGTAAGCTGATGAGAATAATCCGAGGAGCTTTTGTGCTGGAAAAGGGAAGGTGTCAGGGTTAGGTTGGAGCTGGGAATATCTTACTGTCCCCTTTTCTGACATGGAATGGAAGTACTCCTACTGGTTGTTAGCAGATTCAGATTTGCTAAGTAGCTTTTGACACCTTTTGATTTAGTACTGACTAAACAACGTGTATGGTGCACATGGTAGCACGTAGTCAGTACGAGAAAGATCTCGCTAGCTTAGATTAAAGTTTGGACCCTCGTATCTGGCGAACGTTTGCCAAGAATGGGCGGCATTCCGAATGAGTGTCGCTCCGAAGAAACTGCCACCCCGCATACACTAAAAATGCCATAAAAATCGTTCAAAATGTCATATGTTCCTGGTGAACGTTTGTCGGGTAACATTTAAAGTTCCCTGGCGAAACAGAGCATTGCCATTGCCTGAGAAATATGCAACACTATAGTGGTGTTTATATGTCAAAAAATTGCATGAGTAGCATGACTCCTACCTGATACATTATGAGGATGGTAGTGTAGCCGAGTGTGATGCGCCACCACCCTATGAAAAAGCCTATGTAGTACGGTCAGCTCTCAGCTGGTTTGCAACAAAAACGTCGGTCAGATTATGAAAGCTCCTGCCGGCGCTTCAGACAAGCTGCGTAGCACATCTGATCTGACCGGACAAGCACTGGAATCGATGGATGTGTCATGTGTGCATGCTATACATTGTTATGCTCAGCCTTCATCAGCTTACACTCAACAGAAGATAGGAAATATATActtattttgtttcgtatgtaatcCTAGTGAAATCTTAACAGGGCTTATATTTAAGAATGAAGGGACTATATGCTAGTTTAATAATGCATATCGATCGATCATGGGTGAAGCCAGGAGTGGGCTTGAGTCGTGACAAGACGACGGTAGTCGGTGAAATGCTTGCTACACACGCACGAGGTTGGGCGTGCAGATGCATGTGCGCGCGCATGCACACTGATGAATTTAGCTCAATGTGTGCATGCATGGGTACACCCTACAGATGCATGGAAAGAGGAATGGCGGCATGTGTCCATTTTGCCGGCGACATGCAACGCATGCAGCTAGCGTATGGCCAAGATGGGTGATCATGTTGCACCCAACCGTGAAGACCGACATGTTACcaaaatgaaatgaaaagaagAAGATGAAAATGCAAGAGGATTAGTTACCGGCCGTCTGGCCATGTATAGTAGAACTCAACGAATTAGTACCCCTAGTTACTCCACCGTTTCTTTTTTACTTCGCGTATAAGATCTTTCTGaagtcaagtttcagaaatttcgaCCAAATTTATATTTAGAAATGCCAACATCTCCAATATTAAAGTTATATGATGCGGAAATTAATTCGACGATGCATCTAATAACATCTATTTGGAACTACTATTGTGAATGTTTGATATTTTTTTTTACATAAACACGGTCAGACTTCAAATAAATCTTATATGCGAAATAAAAAGAGATTAGGGAGTACTCCGTCGTCCACCCAACGATTTGGACACGACCTATCTGTGTATGTATCAACCAATCAATGCATTGGCGAGCGAATTCCATGGACAGCTTGATTTCTGCGTCCATCTATCTATCTATTGGACTTCATTTGGACCCAACGACCAACTGCATACTACACATGTATTTACTCCGTCCACTGCACCGCACAGCACCGCCGTGCCACGTCTTCTCCGGGGAGGCGAGCGTCCGGAGTAGtaatcgacggcgaggactagcgaAGGAGGAGCAGGGTGTGGTTAGTGGACTTACCGACGAAGTCTGTGAGGACGCGGCCGTCGGAGAATCggccggcggggcggcgcgggaagGTCTTGCCATATGGGTCGTACCAGGCGTGGGTGAGCTCCCGCCCCAGGTTCCCCAGGTTGCCCGTGTCCGCGTACGAGTCGCCGAACACCCACAGCTCCTCCGCCACCTCATGCTTCCGATGGTGACGACCACGACTCCTCCCCTGCTGCTTGCTCGCCCGCTCGCCGCCGGCCGGGCACCCGTCCGCCGACGCGGCCGAGGCAGCGGGCAACAGCGCCCCGACCAGCAGCATCGCCAGGCCTTCAGTTCATCAGAGAGACAGAGGGCAAATCAATGAGTGGAGTCAGAGAAGCAGAGAGCGAGAATTGAAGTGAGCCGGCGTGGTTAGCTGATGAGCAATAAATGGTCTCTTTTATGGCTAGGATGGATCGACTGGCTGCTTACAGAGAAGGGCCCCGGCGGCGGCCACCgacggcgggcggctccggcggtgcTCCATGGCCGTGGAGGTGTGGTATGTGGCCGGCCTCGACCGCTTCGCGACTGTCTGTCTGATGCCCCTATGAGTGATGGCGCGGTTTGTGGTGTGGGAGGTGAGGGATATGGGCCTGTGCCGGAGAGGAAGCTTTATAGTCGGCGTACGTACGCCATACATCTCCGGCCGCTATGACTGGAATGGATGGAGACACTCTAGCAGTCAGTGGACACCGCCATTATTCCTTCCTCGAAACCATAAATAATGTCAGCACCTCATGCGTGATGCGTGTATATCTGAATTTCTCCATGCATGGGCTGCATGGTCAACACCTGTACACGCTATACGTATGAGACGACGCGGTTTTCTTTAATTTGTATgtatacatgtactccctccatttcttcgagcataagatttgtctgaagtcaaacgacTGAAGTTTGACCAAATATATGATGCATATAATGGTATTGATTCAGTATTGTGTGTgctgatattttttctataaagttggtcaaattttatgaagtttgactttagacaaattttatattaaaaaatagcAACATTTATAATACTAAAGTTGTATAGTAGGAGTATGAAaaataatttcatgatgcatctaatgatATGGACTTAGTATTGTCGGTGTCGATATTTTTTGATATAAAATTGATCaatgtttacaaagtttgacttcagacaaattttATAAGCAGACTGaaaagggacggagggagtatgtctttaATTATCCTTATTATTGTATATCTTCAAATATGACTATACTAGTAGTACTTTTTTTGTGTTGTATATACACGCCAGCGAGACGGTTCCCTATATTTGGCTCTATATATACGTTTTCGTGTACGTACGTACCCAACCAAAATGACTGCTGCCTGTCCAGCTATGCTCAGGTCAGGTTGTATTAATCACGCTCGCTGGGTCTGACCGGCCGATCTGGACAGCCAACCGCCACCGAAACGGCCGGCCCACCGTCGCCGTCGTGCTACAGCGAGCCAGCCTGCAGCCACCCCCCGTCGTCAGCCACGGTTGGACGTACACACGGCTCCGGCCTCCGGCCATGGACTGCTGCATTAACTCTGAACCGTCGTCTCTCTGCAGCCGCGTCAGTCGGGCAAGAACCAGTGTCAATGGAAGTCGTATCATGATAGTTTTACCCCGTTGAGCGAGTAGCAGTAGCGGTGGGTGGTTTCGTGTTCTTTGTAAGATCAAACTTGCTTTCGTTTAGCCCTTCTTTTATCAAAAAGAAAGTTTTACCGCATTTTGTTTCAGTTTTAGGCAGCAGATTCTCGCAGGAAAAATTAGAAGCTTAATTTTTCTTTTATAACCAGCTTTGCTAGTGAAGTTGAACTTGGATTCCGACTATTTTCGGTGCAGTTACCTAAAGCACGCCCCCAATGTACTTCAGTGGCAATCATCTTTGCCGGTGAGGCGAATTCATATGTGATTCAAAGTCAATTCCAACTGAAAACAGCAATGCCTTAAGTCGACCACAGTAGTTTCTCTCCCCCTCACTCCTGTGCCTCGCCTCCGGTGAGTTCTTGTCCGAGCCCTCGCCGACGACACTGCGGTGTCATCGTCTCGCTTTGCTTCCGTCAAATACGACGAACAGTCGATACGAAAGTGGTCCCCTTCTGGATTCGATGTTGACACGGTTGAAGGATCGGGTTGGAGCAGTCCTTCGAGATCTTAATGgtatgtttttttttgttttggacATAACAGAAAGTTCATCGCTGCAGCAAACGAAAAAAATTGATACTTGCTTGGAGTCTGGTTTTTTTATAGAAGTTTCTCCCTAAATATGTAATTAGTGTTATAGTAGGAGTACACACTAGAAAAACTCGCAAGTGCCCCTCTATACTTTTGGGATCACTTAGATGtgaatatatttttattttctttttatgatCGATTGtgtcacttagatgtgcaacaacCAAACCACTAGAAAAACTCGCAAGAACTGTTAAGATGATTCCATTCCTGTGTCAGCAGGAGCTAGCAAGTCAGAAGAAGCCTCCAAGGACGCACATGTTTATTCTCCTCGCTCGCTCTGACACAGCCTAAATAGTCCGAATAGACCAGCGGCAGAATCTTAGCTTTACGAGATGCATGCTCCGCGTATGTATGCTGCATCGTCTGTTCGTCCCAGCCACCCACAAACCCACCTAATAAAGCTGCTATTATCACTAATTTGGCCTGTTATTAGTTCAGTTTAGTCAGTGCCACTGTCAGGCGCCGCGTGCTTAAGCGGCGGTGCATGCTAGCAATGTCGGTACACGTACGTGCTTCCAAAGTTGACCAGCACTGACGTGTCCTGTTTCAGACAAAAGGATAGGAGATAATCAACACGTACTGTAGCTTGCGTGGAGACTGACGCGTGGGCATGCTCTGCGTTCAGAATCTTTTtttggattttactgttcaccggatACATGTGAGCTCGGGATCCTGTTTCAGACAAAAGGATAGGAGATAATGCCAAAAATATTTTTTAATGCTTTGAAAAATTCTAAAAGAAATTGTGAATGTTCACAATGAATGTGGCTACAAGCACTAAAAGTTTCAAGTCCAAACTCGAAACACATATTGAGAAACAAAAATGTGAAATCTAGTATGAATAGCGTAAAGAAGAGACAAAAGCAATATTGACActatgatttgtcttttttgtttctcaatgtacaTTTTGATTTTGGACCTGAAATTTTTAGGGAATGTAGTGAGATTCCTTGTGAACATTttcattttttggaattttttgaaacatTTTAAAATATATTTTGTCTTCCCGTATATGCCACATCCAACACCTCCTTGATCTTCATGACAGCTTCCTCAATTCTTTTACAATCTTGTTCTTTCAACAAGATGCTCGAGTAACCTAACTCTACCAAAGTCCGCAAAGCCTACAATTTTTTAAAACATAGGAAAGCAGTCAtgctcacactagtagaaaacagagctttaaaaccggttcgtaaggacctttagtgccggtttcataaccggcagtaattggtgggcactaaagcccccccccccccttagtaccggttcggcacgaaccggcgctaaagtgccaccacatggcgtgagctcgcgccctggtatgggggacctttagtaccggttggtgttaccaaacggtactaaaatgtttttttttgaaaattttggaattttttttttattttttttatttttaatttttctgaattatttggtgatttagtctctaatcacctctcttaactactCAAATGTGGATCActcatttcaaatcatctaacttcccgaccggtcacccatccctctcactactccagcccgagcacgcttaactttcgggttctattctccttcatttccaagtctgcacttgttgttttccttacaatagtaagatgtcaatcctattaatcctcaggagtttagcttgagcatgaagtcacatatttcactgttttgagtttgaaactattattctaaaaaacagtaattatttagtaacactaatatttcttgaataagtttgaccatagtttgaccatagtttgaccagatttgaccaaaattcaaaaaacaatgaaataattatttagtaacactaatattcttgaataattatgtagtaacattaatacttcttgaataagtagtttgatcagatttaacattttttttaaaaaaacttaaatttgaccatatctttttttccttttggaatttgaggattctaaaaaatttgatgcaactaaaatttcaTCCGCATCCGGTTCGtttccacccatagatgaaccctaactaatttgatgcaactaaaatttgaagaaccctaggcagaggtaggggagggggaggagcaggcgtgctcacctcgggtgcttgcggcgagggaggggcaaaggcgtcgaggtcggggtcggggctcgagCGCGCGccggagggcggcgtcgaggtcggtgtCGGGGGCGTCGTCGAGGTCGgagtcgggggcggcgtcgaggtcgggggcaGGGGCAGCGTCGAATCCGGGGTCGGGGGCAGcgtcgagggtgtgcggagaggGACGGGAGAGCGTGCGGCGGCTGACAAACGATGGCGGCGGCGACAACGGAGgaattggatttgggggaagtggccgtaggAAAGAACGAACTGcgcggttaagtcagaagtagcagtagcgcgttccaggaagtgcgctactgctaagctagCTACATCGCATTCctcgatacgcgctactgctattcctttctctttttcccctttttcatttatttttctttacattttattttttcctttcacctttttctatttctttcagtttcatttacttttctatttgctttccatttaattttatttcctttagcagtagcgcctttcagcgtaaacgcgctgctacaaagcaagtagcggtagcgcggttcgacgTAGATCGCTACTATTATGTGTAGCATATCGGCTAAgccatgggaattttagtagtagcgcttttatcttcaggcgcgctactgctagaactgTATCTGTAGCACCATTTACATCAGCGcagtactgctacttagcaccagcgtgcttttttaacacgtgctactgctaaaaatctgtgtataaggttttccctagtagtgattgatagaacctcaaataattatgacgatatccaggcaatgatcattatataggcatcacgtccaagattagtagaccgacttctgcctgcatctactactattactccacacatcgaccgctatccagtatgcatctagtgtattaagttcattgagaaatggagtaatgcaataagaacgatggcatgacgtagacaagatctatctatgtagagatagaccccatcgttttatccttagtagcaacgatgcatacgtgttgtttccctttctgtcactgggatcaagcaccgtaagatcgaacccactacaaagcacctcttcacactgcaagataaatagatcaagttggccaaacaaaacccaaatatcgaagaagaaatacgaggctataagcaatcgtg is drawn from Triticum dicoccoides isolate Atlit2015 ecotype Zavitan chromosome 4A, WEW_v2.0, whole genome shotgun sequence and contains these coding sequences:
- the LOC119287176 gene encoding GDSL esterase/lipase At5g03610-like, producing the protein MEHRRSRPPSVAAAGALLCLAMLLVGALLPAASAASADGCPAGGERASKQQGRSRGRHHRKHEVAEELWVFGDSYADTGNLGNLGRELTHAWYDPYGKTFPRRPAGRFSDGRVLTDFVASALGMRTPVAYKARRRASRETLARGMNFAVGGAGVLDTGNFQRNISAQIDLFQAMHHSQQRGCGKRTALVVVSGNDYAYAAADKDNGTSAAIAYIPTVVRELREQLRRLRDEAGMRRVVVTNLHPMGCTPTFTRLLNYTGCDPLANAGAAQHNTALRSILGALDPNNRTFLLLDVHTPFADILLNDDNKSSSRFASTLRPCCESFRADGYCGEENENGTRQYTLCDDPGRYFYWDDVHPTQAAWAAVAGTFRVAVKSFLST